Within Lolium rigidum isolate FL_2022 chromosome 5, APGP_CSIRO_Lrig_0.1, whole genome shotgun sequence, the genomic segment ATGGCATGCTGTTCTGCAATTTGGCTGATCAAGAGATGGTAAAAGGCCGACGCCTCGCATTCTCTTAATCAAACATGAAATCGAGGTTTTCGGTGGAACGTAATAAACTTGAAATGGAGTTGCCCAGAAAATGTAACCTTGTGCATAAAAATGTGCACCTGGATCACACACGTTCCAAAAGGGAGGTGCTTAGCGGAGGAGCCAGATACACAAGCTTTTGCACGGCTACCTGAAAACCGTAGAACAAAACCTTTGGGCTCTGTTCGGATGTTGATATTGGGGCGTGGCATTGGACATTCGGGCCTTTCAAGGTCCGAATACCTCAAATCAGAGCGTTTGGCTGGTCATGGCATTGGGCCACTGTATTCGGGCTCGATATCAAGGAGGAGGCCGAACGGCAAAAAGGAGAGGCCTCCAAAGTCGAGGTGTTAGCCTGGAGATTGGGTGATATTCGCGAGCGTACCTCTTCGCTCGTCTCTTCCCGAAGCTCGAGCAACCAGGCGTTCGGGCGGAACCCTAGCGACGCTGGCGCCGGCGCAGGTACGTCCCACCCCCGGTCTCCCTCCCTCCATCGCTCAGCACGCAcggcgccgccggcctccgccgcacCTTCTCATCCCCACAGTTTTCCCCCTCCTTTCGTGACTCAGTCCTGCCCCTCTCATCTCTGCCTCCACCTCCATGTGCAGGAATCGAACGGGCATCAGCAGCCGGCGCACGTATCCCCGAGGTCCGGAGACCTTCGTCCGGCGCAGGTGTGTGCCACAGGACCCCGTCCCCCCCTTCCCTGAGCTAGGATTCGACCTCTGCCTTCTCTGTCTATATTTTCTTTAGGTCAATCTGCCCCCTTTTATGATTTGTTGTTACTTGTGTGCTACGATTTGATTGGATTTGATGATGATATGATACTACCATGAATAGATTGATATCGTGTGTTATTTGCTTGCTGTCTAAAAAATTTACTACTACAAATTGCATGCCATGCTAATTAAAACTGATATGTACATTGTAGTTGCAAAATGTCGGACGACTTAGCCATGGTTTCTTACATTACtgaagaaaacaaaagaagaaagaagagaaggaTTGTGTTCATGAAACATTTCTTTGAATCCACTCTTCTTGCCTTGTATTATGTTAGTACACAAAGGGTACCGAGGGATTTAGGGAGCTTTACCGACGATGAGCATAGACACTCGCTTAGAAAGTACTTGCTCAAAGACATGTATGATGGGTCCGAAGTTGCATGCTATGATCAGCTCCGTCTAACAAAAAGAAATTTCCATGACTTGTGCACTATGCTGCGTGAGAAGTGTGGCTTGCGTGAGAGCGTGTATGTAGCTGTGGAAGAAAAGGTTGCAATGTTCTTGCTTGTAGTTGGACATGGTTTGAAAATGAGGTTGTTGCGTGGGCAGTACAAGAGGTCATTGGGGACTATCAGTGCACACTTTTCTGAGGTTTTAACTGCTATACTATCTCTCCATAAGGAGTTCATTAAGCTGCCAGATCCTTCTTCCACACCTCCGGATGATTACAAATGGAAGTGGTTCCCCAATGCACTTGGAGCAATAGATGGATGCCATGTTGATGTTTGTGTTCATGTGTCTGACCAAGGGCGTTatagaaatagaaaacaagacatcACCACTAACATGCTCGGTGTAGTTGACTGGAACATGAAATTTCTGTATGCCATGCCTGGCTGGGAGGGTTCAGCTTCTGACTCACGAGTCCTAAAAGATGCAATGAGAACAAGTCGCCAAGATGCATTTGCTGTACCTAATGGTACTACTCTTTAGCTTGCCTATTTGTTTGTATTTGCTTTGGTTCTTAACTAACTTGTGTGGCTGATTGACCATAGGAAAATATTACTTAGCTGATGCTGGCTACACCAATGGACCTGGCTTCCTTACACCATTCAGATCAACTAGGTACCATTTGAAAGAATGGGCAGCAAGTGCACAACAGCCCAAAACAGCCCACGAGCTGTATAACTTGCGGCACTCTCGTGCTAGAAATGTAGTAGAGAGAACatttgggttgtggaagaaaaaGTGGGCTATCTTACGGTGTCCATGTTTCTTTCGCATAGAGGACCAGGTGTGTTGCAAATGCTAACTAATATTTTGCAACTGAAAGATAGGCATATGCtgactatgaacaaatattttgcAGATTCGAATTATTAATGCTTGCTGTGTcttgcacaactatacaagggataGGCAGTACATGATGGATGATTTATTACTGGAGGAAGTGGACGCAGAACTAGCGGCTCAGCCAATTGAGGCTGAAGATCATGCTGGTTACATTACAAGTGttagagttactactgcttggaaGAACTTTAGGAAGCAACTCGCTAATGACATGTTTGCGGATTACCTTGTTGCCCATGCAGAACTAGAGGTTTAGTAGGATGTATGAGTTAGCTAGTTGATGGTATTTTGGTGGTTGCCTTGGACGTGGTGTTTTGATATAGATAGCTAGCACCTTGGTTGGGTATTATGTATGCTGTGACCAGATTATATATATAATATAACACTGATCTTTCTTTGGTTATTGATACATTCTGCTTGTATACTATTTgcatcttttttggttgtgtaggTCCATGGAGGAAGTACCAGGAAAGAAGTTCAGTAGGAATTACACACAATGGACTCAGGAGATGGACAGCGCCTTGCTAGATGTATTTGTTGAGCATCACAACAATGGTGATCGTGCCCAGAACGGATGGAAGTCACATGTGTACCGTGCTGCTATCAAAGCTGTTCGCGAAAAGTGTGGGGTCGATGTCACAAAGGAGAAAATTGTATCAAGGTTGAAAACTTTTGACAAGCACTATGAGATAGTTAGCAAAATTCTTTCTCAAAGTGGATTTGGTTGGGACTGGGAAAagaatgtcttacaacttgagaGTGATGAAGTGTGGGAAAGATATGTGGAGGTATGCGACATGTCATAACTAATTCTACTTCTATTTTGCTTGGGATTTGTTTCTAACTTCAGATTGTATGTGTTTACAGGCTAATGAAAAAGCAGCTCCATACAAGAACAAAGTAATCCGCAATTGGAATGAGATATGTACAATTTACTCAAAAGACCATGCGACCGGGCTAGGTGCTCGGACAGGAGCTGAGTCGACGGATCCAGAGGTGATACAACCAGCTGTAGAAGCCAATGATACATCTCCTGAAGCAGTTGGTCCATCACCAAAGAGGCCACGTACTGGTGAAGCAATTATGTGCATGCTTGGAAGTTTGAAGACATCTTTTGATGATGCCATGAAGTCAACCGAGCCACTACAGCAGCCGCAGGTTACTCCTCCTTCCGTCATGCTTGCTACAATTGAAGCCGTACCTGATATGTCCAGAACTGAACAGCTGCGAGCTTATGCGAAGCTAACTGTCAGTGAGCGTTTATTCCATTCACTTCTTGAGCTCCCACTGGATGCTAGAAAGGAATGGCTGCTTATGTTACCTTGAATAACTTGTAACCGTATCGGAATTTCTATGAACCACCGTTTCTAGACTATGTTTGTATGATTTTCGACAGTGATGTATCTCATCTTATGTGCTTGCTTTTGATGGATTATGAATGGAACTATATATTATGTTGTCAAACTTATGTACAAATTTATTGTTATTCATATATTCTTTGCTTGTTAATGAGACAACAAAAATATTGTGCATGTTCTGTACATAATATAGTGTATATGATCGAATTCTCCTAGGACTGAAATACATCACtttgagcatccgaacaacatttGGCATTCAACTTCAATATCTACTCTAGTTCCGAATATCTAGCACATCCAAACAGAAAATATTGACATTCACTCTCAATATCAATATCCTGGGTATTGGACATTCGGGTCAATACAATGTCTAGCCCCCCAATATCAACATCCGAACAGAGCATTGTTGTTCCACCCTGAAACCCTAGATGAGAAGAGAAAGGGACGGTCAGGATGGCCCCTCCACCATCCAGATCTCGCGCTGGCAGCAAAGCACCATAGGGTGCAGAAAAGTGGACGTTGGGCACGGGAGTCTCGGTCGCTGGGAAAGAGAGAGGAGACCACGCCCTGCACGCTGTACCTGGGTGGTCAGCCACCCTAAGCCAGGACGGGAGGTTAATTAATCGTGGAGAGGCCATGATGAATCAACCGCCCTAGTTTATGCGCCCCGAAAGCCCAGCttttcaccaccaccaccatcatctttGACCCGTCCCGTCTCCACAAACACTTGTCTCTTTGCTCATCCCTCCATGGATCCCCACACCAATTAGTAC encodes:
- the LOC124657136 gene encoding uncharacterized protein LOC124657136; protein product: MRICGRAFGWSWHWATVFGLDIKEEAERQKGEASKVEVLAWRLGDIRERTSSLVSSRSSSNQAFGRNPSDAGAGAGIERASAAGARIPEVRRPSSGAGARTGAESTDPEVIQPAVEANDTSPEAVGPSPKRPRTGEAIMCMLGSLKTSFDDAMKSTEPLQQPQVTPPSVMLATIEAVPDMSRTEQLRAYAKLTVSERLFHSLLELPLDARKEWLLMLP